One part of the Thermoanaerobacterium sp. CMT5567-10 genome encodes these proteins:
- the ytvI gene encoding sporulation integral membrane protein YtvI, which yields MKDFLLRYQSTIKNVIIILAVIISFYLFVFKLIPFLMPFAVALFLAILIDPAVEFLEKKLKVPRGLSSAFLILLLMAIIGLLISLLVTQLVFELNTLAEHAPNYTKNFDVVISDLIDRIRIYYISLPTNISTFLENNLQSILNNISIYAKNFAAWILGLATKLPNFFFMSIITIVSTFFLSKDKWLILNFIKRQFPSNWALHAENIKGDLFQTLIGFIRAEITIMFITFMEVSIGLTIIGFDYAFLLGLLVSFIDILPVLGSGSVLVPWALYNIFTKNYLIGIYLLILYGIVTIVRQMIEPKIVGQSIGLHPLVTLLSMFIGAKLFGGFGLIMGPVFVVVFKTFQKSGIIPSWK from the coding sequence GTGAAAGATTTTCTCTTACGATACCAAAGCACGATAAAAAATGTGATTATAATACTGGCTGTCATTATAAGTTTTTATTTGTTTGTTTTTAAATTGATTCCTTTTTTAATGCCATTTGCGGTTGCACTGTTTTTAGCAATCTTAATTGACCCTGCCGTTGAATTCTTGGAAAAAAAACTGAAAGTACCAAGGGGATTATCGTCTGCATTTTTAATTCTTCTACTAATGGCTATAATAGGACTTTTAATAAGTCTCTTAGTTACACAGCTTGTTTTTGAACTAAATACTTTGGCAGAACATGCGCCAAATTATACAAAAAACTTCGATGTTGTTATATCTGATCTTATTGATAGAATTAGAATATACTATATTTCACTCCCCACTAATATCTCAACTTTTTTGGAGAACAATCTTCAATCCATTTTAAATAACATATCTATCTATGCTAAAAACTTCGCTGCTTGGATTTTAGGTTTAGCAACAAAACTTCCTAATTTTTTCTTTATGTCTATAATAACAATTGTATCAACATTCTTTTTAAGCAAAGATAAATGGTTGATATTAAATTTTATAAAAAGGCAATTTCCTTCAAACTGGGCATTACATGCAGAAAATATAAAAGGTGACCTTTTCCAAACGCTAATTGGATTTATACGAGCAGAAATAACCATAATGTTTATCACTTTCATGGAGGTATCAATAGGTCTTACAATAATAGGATTTGATTATGCGTTTTTGTTAGGCCTTCTAGTAAGCTTCATAGATATACTGCCTGTGTTGGGTTCAGGATCGGTACTAGTTCCATGGGCTTTATACAATATATTTACTAAAAATTATTTAATAGGAATCTACTTGCTGATTTTGTATGGTATTGTAACAATTGTAAGACAGATGATTGAGCCTAAAATTGTTGGACAAAGCATAGGTCTTCATCCTCTTGTAACGCTTCTGTCTATGTTTATTGGTGCAAAACTTTTCGGAGGATTCGGCCTCATTATGGGACCAGTTTTTGTGGTAGTTTTTAAAACTTTTCAAAAGTCAGGAATAATACCTTCTTGGAAATGA
- a CDS encoding ATP-binding protein, whose translation MFIGREYELETLNSLYNEDRFHFIVMYGRRRVGKTTLLTEFCKDKPSIFFVAEEYNDKIALESFSDKILLYFGLNGIVGKFESWEKAFLFLGQQAKDERLVVVIDEFPYIVNSNKSIPSILQNLIDHHLKDTKLFLIVCGSSMSFIEKEVLSYKSPLYGRRTSQLIVEPFNFFDSRKFFPSYSFEEQVIAYGVLGGIPQYLSIFDDKCNVYENIKTKILDKSSYLYEEPKLLLRQEVREPALYNSIIEAIATGSSKLNEISTKVGINTDKCSKYISTLIDLKILEKVTPIELKAKSRKSIYKIKDNFFRFWYRFVFNNKALIEQGLLDEVIENKIKMSMNDFLGLVYEEICIDYLKILNKNKKLPFIFEEIGKWWGNNPYKRREEEIDIVAINNDNIIFGECKWQNQKTDMAVLNGLIEKSSLFDYPNKYYVLFSKSGFTSEVANFASYSNNIILVENFD comes from the coding sequence ATGTTTATAGGCAGAGAATATGAACTTGAGACTTTAAATAGTTTGTACAATGAGGATAGATTTCATTTTATAGTTATGTATGGCAGAAGACGTGTAGGGAAAACTACATTGTTGACTGAATTTTGCAAAGATAAGCCATCAATATTTTTTGTCGCTGAAGAGTACAATGATAAAATTGCCCTTGAGTCTTTCTCAGATAAGATACTTTTGTATTTTGGACTTAATGGAATAGTAGGAAAATTTGAATCATGGGAAAAAGCCTTTTTATTTTTAGGCCAACAAGCTAAAGATGAACGTTTAGTCGTTGTTATAGATGAATTTCCCTATATTGTTAATTCAAATAAAAGCATTCCTTCGATACTTCAAAATTTAATAGATCATCATTTAAAAGATACAAAACTTTTTTTGATTGTCTGCGGATCTTCTATGAGCTTTATTGAAAAAGAAGTATTAAGCTATAAAAGCCCATTATACGGAAGAAGAACGTCACAATTAATAGTTGAACCATTTAACTTTTTTGACAGTAGAAAGTTTTTCCCAAGCTACAGCTTTGAAGAACAAGTTATAGCATACGGTGTTTTAGGCGGGATTCCCCAATATTTAAGTATTTTTGATGATAAATGTAATGTATATGAAAATATTAAGACTAAAATATTAGATAAATCATCATATCTATATGAAGAACCCAAATTGTTACTAAGACAAGAAGTTAGAGAGCCTGCTTTATACAATTCAATAATAGAAGCAATAGCTACAGGAAGCAGTAAATTAAATGAAATATCTACAAAAGTAGGTATTAATACTGATAAGTGCTCTAAATATATTTCTACATTGATAGACTTAAAAATACTCGAAAAAGTTACCCCTATAGAACTAAAGGCCAAAAGCAGAAAAAGCATATATAAGATTAAAGATAATTTCTTCAGGTTTTGGTACAGATTTGTTTTTAACAACAAGGCATTAATAGAGCAGGGACTGCTTGATGAAGTCATTGAAAACAAGATTAAGATGTCAATGAATGATTTTTTGGGGTTAGTGTATGAAGAAATATGTATAGATTATCTTAAAATACTGAATAAAAATAAAAAACTGCCATTTATTTTTGAAGAAATAGGTAAATGGTGGGGCAACAATCCGTATAAAAGACGTGAAGAAGAAATTGATATTGTTGCTATCAATAATGATAATATAATATTTGGAGAGTGCAAATGGCAAAATCAAAAGACAGATATGGCTGTTTTAAATGGCTTGATAGAAAAAAGCTCATTATTTGATTATCCAAATAAGTATTATGTTTTATTCTCAAAGAGTGGTTTTACCAGTGAAGTGGCTAATTTTGCATCATATAGCAATAATATTATTTTGGTAGAAAACTTTGATTAG
- a CDS encoding UPF0182 family protein, producing MVIILRKRNMIISTFLISLFIIIGILVSFTNLIVDIQWFGSMNYLGVFFKKFITQLTIGVPAFFIIFLLSYFYLNRMVKDYAKFAQDIVIKNGHKRFRSIVISVSIFVSLVISLFISANWWNDFLFYINSANFGIKDPIFNKDISLYMFRLPFLFDVYNLLIVIIPILIVATIIVYGLMYLSDKTRFYEISDRGGNLFRAIYNKDILMIAFRQIAVLGFVFFVVLALGYYLKAYGILYSRSDAVFGAGYTDVHVRLLFYRILILASFISGILFMIGAFRQKLKYIIASPVIIIAIMILSTISQTVVQNFIVAPNEFEKEKTYLKYNIDFTQKAFDLNNVEEKNYNLSGKIDKNILDENKDTINNIRINDYRPVSQIYNQLQSIRLYYKFNDIDIDRYMIDGNYRQVFISAREMNLDNLASQAKNWINMHLKYTHGYGVVMSTVNDVTATGQPDMVIKNIPPVTNTNIKITRPEVYFGELTNTYAIVNTKTGEFDYPAGDTNKENFYSGKSGIPMTFLNKILYTVYTGNIKILLSTDITSKSRMLIFRNIKDRVEKIAPFLIYDEDPYIVVDNGKLYWMIDAYTYSGNYPYSEPYEDTGINYIRNSVKVVVDAYTGDTNYYISDKNDPIIKVYSRIFPGLFKSIDDMPEGLKAHIRYPQYMFDIQTSVYRNYHMSDPQVFYNKEDSWDIAKEKFTGKVEPEESQYVIMRLPGEKAAEYILMIPYTPATKDNMVAWMAARMDGDNYGKLVVYKFPKSTVVYGPMQIENMIDQDPNISKEMSLWDQKGSSIIRGNLLTLPIDDSMLYVEPIYIQSSNENAIPEVKRVILAYKDKIVMEDTLSNALNKLFNLEAPAQPAVPQTQTSQTQQELIKKANDIYNNAMNASKNGDWTDFGKNLDELGSVLNDLNNSIKK from the coding sequence ATGGTGATAATCTTGAGAAAAAGAAATATGATAATAAGTACTTTTTTAATTTCTTTATTTATAATAATCGGTATACTTGTAAGTTTCACCAATCTCATTGTTGATATACAATGGTTTGGAAGCATGAATTATTTAGGTGTATTTTTTAAAAAGTTTATAACACAGCTTACAATAGGTGTTCCGGCATTTTTTATAATTTTTCTACTGTCATACTTTTATTTAAACAGAATGGTTAAAGATTATGCTAAATTTGCCCAGGACATTGTAATTAAAAATGGTCACAAAAGATTTAGAAGTATTGTCATAAGTGTTTCGATTTTTGTAAGTCTTGTTATATCTTTATTTATTTCTGCTAATTGGTGGAATGATTTTTTGTTTTACATAAATTCTGCGAATTTTGGTATAAAAGATCCAATTTTTAATAAAGATATAAGTCTTTACATGTTCAGGCTGCCTTTTTTGTTTGATGTATATAATTTATTGATAGTTATAATACCAATACTTATAGTTGCCACTATAATCGTTTATGGTCTTATGTACCTTTCTGACAAAACAAGATTTTATGAGATATCGGATAGAGGAGGAAATCTCTTTAGAGCTATCTACAATAAAGATATTCTTATGATAGCATTTAGGCAGATAGCTGTTTTGGGGTTTGTATTTTTTGTTGTACTTGCATTAGGGTACTATTTAAAGGCGTATGGAATACTGTACTCTAGAAGTGATGCTGTTTTTGGGGCAGGCTATACAGATGTCCATGTTAGACTTTTATTTTATAGAATTTTAATATTGGCATCTTTCATATCAGGCATATTGTTTATGATAGGTGCATTTAGGCAAAAGCTTAAGTATATAATTGCTTCGCCTGTAATAATAATTGCAATTATGATTTTATCAACTATTTCTCAGACGGTGGTTCAAAATTTCATCGTTGCACCAAATGAGTTTGAAAAAGAAAAGACCTATTTAAAATACAATATAGACTTTACGCAAAAAGCATTTGACTTAAATAATGTTGAAGAGAAAAATTATAATTTAAGCGGCAAAATTGATAAAAATATATTAGATGAAAACAAGGATACTATAAATAACATAAGGATTAATGATTACAGACCTGTAAGTCAAATTTACAACCAGCTTCAAAGTATAAGGCTATACTACAAATTCAACGATATAGATATTGACAGGTATATGATAGACGGAAATTACAGGCAGGTGTTTATATCTGCTAGAGAAATGAACCTTGACAATCTGGCAAGCCAGGCTAAAAATTGGATTAACATGCATCTTAAATATACACATGGATATGGTGTTGTAATGTCGACCGTAAATGATGTGACAGCTACAGGACAGCCTGATATGGTGATAAAAAATATTCCGCCTGTGACGAACACAAATATAAAGATAACGAGGCCTGAGGTTTACTTTGGAGAGCTTACAAACACATACGCAATAGTAAATACAAAGACAGGTGAATTTGATTATCCTGCAGGTGATACTAACAAAGAAAATTTTTACAGTGGCAAATCAGGCATACCTATGACGTTTTTAAACAAGATTTTGTACACCGTTTATACCGGCAATATAAAAATACTTTTATCTACTGACATTACGTCAAAAAGTAGGATGCTTATTTTTAGAAACATAAAGGATAGAGTAGAAAAGATAGCTCCTTTTCTGATATATGATGAAGATCCATATATCGTCGTAGATAATGGAAAACTTTATTGGATGATAGATGCGTACACATATTCTGGAAATTATCCTTATTCAGAGCCTTATGAAGACACAGGTATAAACTATATAAGAAATTCGGTTAAGGTAGTCGTTGATGCTTATACAGGTGATACAAACTACTATATATCTGACAAAAATGACCCAATAATAAAGGTGTATAGCAGGATATTTCCCGGGCTATTTAAAAGCATAGATGATATGCCGGAAGGTTTAAAAGCTCATATAAGATATCCCCAGTATATGTTTGATATACAAACAAGTGTGTATAGGAATTACCACATGTCCGATCCGCAGGTTTTTTACAATAAAGAAGATTCCTGGGACATAGCAAAGGAGAAATTTACAGGTAAGGTAGAACCAGAGGAGTCACAGTATGTCATAATGAGGCTTCCAGGAGAAAAGGCTGCTGAGTATATTTTGATGATTCCGTATACGCCAGCGACGAAAGATAATATGGTAGCTTGGATGGCAGCAAGGATGGACGGCGATAACTATGGAAAATTAGTAGTCTATAAATTTCCAAAAAGCACTGTCGTATATGGGCCTATGCAGATTGAAAACATGATCGATCAAGATCCAAATATTTCTAAAGAGATGAGCTTATGGGATCAAAAAGGATCCAGCATTATAAGAGGCAATTTGTTGACGCTGCCAATTGATGATTCTATGCTTTACGTTGAGCCAATTTATATACAATCATCAAATGAAAATGCAATACCTGAAGTAAAGAGAGTTATACTGGCGTACAAAGACAAAATCGTAATGGAGGATACACTAAGCAATGCATTAAATAAATTGTTTAACTTAGAAGCACCGGCGCAACCAGCGGTTCCGCAAACACAAACAAGTCAAACACAGCAGGAACTTATAAAGAAAGCAAATGATATATATAACAATGCTATGAATGCTTCAAAGAACGGCGATTGGACCGACTTTGGCAAAAATCTCGATGAGCTTGGAAGCGTACTCAATGATTTAAATAACAGCATAAAAAAATGA
- the ribE gene encoding 6,7-dimethyl-8-ribityllumazine synthase has product MRTYEGKLIGDGLKFGIVVSRFNEFITSKLLDGALDALRRHGVDDDSIEIAWAPGAFEIPFISKRMVMSKKYDAVIALGAVIRGDTPHFDYVANEVSKGIAKISLDFDIPVIFGVLTTDTVEQAIMRSGTKSGNKGFDAAVTALEMVNLIKEMSF; this is encoded by the coding sequence TTGAGGACATATGAAGGAAAACTTATAGGTGATGGCTTAAAGTTTGGCATCGTTGTAAGCAGATTTAATGAATTTATAACAAGTAAACTTCTAGATGGTGCTTTGGATGCTTTAAGGAGGCATGGTGTAGATGATGACAGCATTGAAATTGCTTGGGCACCAGGTGCCTTTGAGATTCCTTTTATTTCAAAGAGGATGGTCATGTCTAAAAAATATGATGCGGTAATTGCACTTGGTGCTGTTATAAGAGGTGATACACCCCATTTTGATTATGTAGCTAATGAGGTTTCAAAAGGAATTGCAAAGATATCCCTTGATTTTGATATACCTGTAATATTTGGAGTCCTTACAACGGATACAGTAGAGCAGGCAATCATGAGGTCTGGAACGAAATCAGGAAACAAGGGATTTGACGCTGCTGTAACAGCTTTGGAAATGGTTAATTTGATAAAAGAGATGAGTTTCTGA
- a CDS encoding nucleoside deaminase has protein sequence MYNKYMQCAIDEAVLSLKLGEMPVGAVVVKDGIIIGKGHNLKETEKDATQHAEINAIKDACKNIGDWRLNDASLYVTLEPCPMCAGAIIESRIKRVYIGAESHDSGAAGTVYDFLNKKVDVYFGIMEDDCKKLISDFFSRLRQIRRDG, from the coding sequence ATGTACAATAAATATATGCAATGCGCTATTGATGAAGCTGTGCTAAGCCTTAAACTTGGTGAGATGCCGGTTGGTGCAGTTGTCGTTAAAGATGGTATAATCATAGGAAAAGGGCATAACTTAAAAGAAACTGAAAAAGATGCAACTCAGCACGCTGAAATCAATGCGATAAAAGATGCTTGCAAAAACATTGGAGACTGGAGACTCAATGACGCATCGCTGTATGTAACATTAGAGCCATGTCCTATGTGTGCAGGTGCTATAATTGAATCCAGGATAAAAAGAGTATATATAGGTGCTGAGAGCCATGATAGCGGTGCTGCAGGCACTGTGTATGATTTTTTAAATAAGAAAGTTGACGTTTATTTTGGCATTATGGAAGATGATTGTAAAAAATTAATAAGTGATTTCTTTAGTAGACTAAGGCAAATCCGGAGAGATGGCTGA
- the lepB gene encoding signal peptidase I gives MKSNTKKEILSWILTIGLAFIIAMLIRTYIFELVDVPTGSMLDTIQLNDKFVELKFIYRFEPIKRGDIVVFKYPDDPSVNFVKRVIGIGGDTIEIKNGILYRNGEPVKEPYLKEPMNKNETFGPYKVPPNHYFMLGDNRNQSLDSRYWKNKYVSRDAIMGKIVFRIWPLSRFGSMAGK, from the coding sequence ATGAAGAGCAACACTAAAAAGGAAATTTTAAGTTGGATTCTGACTATCGGCCTTGCATTTATTATAGCGATGCTAATTAGAACCTACATCTTTGAACTTGTTGATGTGCCGACAGGGTCAATGCTTGACACGATACAGCTTAATGATAAATTTGTAGAATTGAAATTTATATATAGATTTGAGCCTATAAAAAGAGGAGATATTGTTGTATTTAAATATCCTGACGATCCATCTGTGAATTTTGTAAAAAGGGTAATCGGTATAGGTGGTGATACAATAGAGATTAAGAATGGCATTTTATATAGAAATGGTGAACCTGTCAAAGAGCCGTATCTTAAAGAGCCTATGAATAAAAATGAGACATTTGGACCATATAAAGTACCTCCAAATCATTATTTTATGCTGGGTGATAACAGGAATCAGTCACTTGATTCAAGGTATTGGAAAAATAAATATGTATCTAGGGACGCGATAATGGGAAAAATAGTATTTAGAATATGGCCTTTAAGCCGTTTTGGATCTATGGCTGGGAAATAA
- a CDS encoding AsnC family protein, which produces MFEVITITKESREYVELYLKLSRLNFMDGKFKKSIEAEEFKHRKERKNDIIAALDNIINTDFLYSRMIDEGYFFVLCDEDGYIIQLIYNSRLENYFKEINFTEGVSLKLENSGINAVSLAMEYKQQYQICGKDHQWDILENWYCTAIPIIDYTNALIVAYLDLSCANCQNIDYQSFILRNIVKCIEKALTYKNKLYTIELELTSIDTAIIYCLAHGMERKDICKRIHIAENTLKNHIKNFGFY; this is translated from the coding sequence TTGTTTGAAGTCATTACTATAACAAAAGAATCAAGAGAGTATGTGGAATTATATCTTAAACTAAGTAGATTAAATTTTATGGATGGGAAATTTAAAAAAAGTATTGAAGCTGAAGAATTTAAGCATAGAAAAGAACGTAAAAATGATATTATTGCAGCACTTGATAATATTATAAATACAGACTTTTTGTATAGCAGAATGATTGATGAAGGCTATTTTTTTGTTTTATGTGACGAAGATGGCTATATCATTCAATTAATATATAATAGTAGATTAGAAAATTATTTTAAAGAAATAAATTTTACAGAAGGAGTTAGTTTAAAGCTAGAAAATAGTGGAATAAATGCAGTCAGTTTAGCAATGGAATATAAACAACAGTATCAAATATGTGGTAAGGATCATCAGTGGGATATATTAGAAAATTGGTATTGTACAGCAATTCCTATAATTGATTACACAAATGCTTTAATAGTTGCTTATCTTGATTTGTCATGTGCAAATTGTCAAAATATAGATTATCAAAGTTTTATCTTAAGAAATATAGTTAAATGTATAGAAAAAGCTTTAACATATAAAAATAAATTGTACACAATTGAGTTGGAGTTAACTTCAATTGATACAGCAATAATATATTGTTTAGCGCATGGAATGGAGAGAAAAGATATATGTAAAAGAATACATATTGCAGAAAATACTCTTAAAAATCATATAAAAAACTTCGGATTTTATTAA
- a CDS encoding LCP family protein, translating to MKKFFKISIFVILGIAISIGTGIFMYYRNLNVVKPANSSSDNTTTAKSVKQNDNSSDKKNILFVGDADGLSDTIFVASFDKDKKEIDMLSIPRDTYYPRPGYNNPSEKKINAAYSEQKIDGLKDAVEDLLGIKIDNYVILTYDGFKEIIDTIGGIEVNVPFNMKYDDNVAKPPLHINLKKGLQVLDGEKALQFVRYRHGYTEGDIGRINAQQEFLKAFIKKVTTPSILPKIPSLAITLSKNLRTDLTTKDIASYALDFVKNEPQNINTSILPGEGGYMDNLSYYFVDAQKAMEVASEMFGNGQNNNSINTISQVTYSPINNTIKVEVFNGTTVQGLATKYADKLKSLGFNVVKIANAKTKDYSESFVYTNSNIDKANKVANALSIKNVLNDESLDKNADVVVIIGEDKK from the coding sequence ATGAAGAAGTTTTTCAAAATTTCTATTTTTGTCATTCTAGGAATAGCAATATCAATAGGAACAGGTATTTTTATGTATTATAGAAATTTAAACGTTGTAAAACCTGCAAACAGCTCTAGCGATAATACAACTACAGCTAAATCTGTTAAACAAAATGACAATAGCTCAGATAAAAAAAATATTTTATTTGTAGGAGATGCCGATGGTTTATCAGATACTATATTTGTAGCAAGTTTTGACAAAGATAAAAAAGAAATTGATATGTTATCGATTCCACGCGATACGTATTATCCAAGGCCCGGTTATAATAACCCTAGTGAGAAAAAAATCAATGCGGCCTATTCGGAGCAAAAAATAGATGGTTTAAAAGATGCTGTAGAAGACCTGCTTGGAATAAAAATAGACAATTACGTAATTTTAACTTATGATGGATTCAAAGAAATTATAGATACAATAGGTGGTATTGAAGTCAACGTCCCCTTCAATATGAAATATGACGACAATGTAGCAAAACCACCTCTTCACATTAATCTAAAAAAGGGGCTTCAAGTTCTAGATGGTGAAAAAGCCCTTCAATTCGTGCGCTACAGACACGGCTATACAGAGGGCGATATAGGAAGAATAAATGCTCAACAAGAATTTTTAAAAGCCTTCATAAAAAAAGTTACAACCCCATCAATTCTTCCAAAGATTCCTTCACTAGCAATCACATTAAGTAAAAATCTGAGAACAGATTTAACTACAAAGGATATTGCCTCATATGCATTAGATTTTGTTAAGAATGAACCTCAGAACATTAATACTTCAATACTTCCAGGTGAAGGCGGATATATGGATAATTTAAGTTATTATTTTGTTGATGCACAAAAAGCAATGGAAGTTGCATCAGAAATGTTCGGAAATGGTCAAAATAACAATTCTATAAACACCATTTCGCAAGTAACGTATTCACCAATCAATAACACTATAAAAGTAGAAGTTTTTAACGGAACAACAGTGCAAGGCCTAGCCACAAAATATGCTGATAAATTAAAAAGTCTAGGATTTAATGTTGTCAAAATAGCTAATGCCAAAACTAAAGATTATTCAGAATCGTTTGTCTATACAAACAGTAATATAGATAAAGCTAATAAAGTGGCTAATGCATTATCTATTAAAAATGTATTGAACGATGAAAGTTTGGATAAAAACGCAGATGTAGTAGTCATCATAGGTGAGGATAAAAAATAA
- the serS gene encoding serine--tRNA ligase, with the protein MLDIKRIRNNPDEVKRAIELKKENSNIDEFLEIDEKRRGILKELESLKNTRNKESENIAKLKREGKDAEELIKEMKEISDKIKAMESDVKQYDERLEELLWTIPNIPHESVPVGDSDADNVEVRRWGDVRKFDFEIKPHWDIGVELGILDFEAASRVTGSRFTFYKGLGCRLERSLISFMMDLHTEKHGYTEVFPPFMVHRRSMYGTGQLPKFEEDAFKVAGTDYFLIPTAEVPVTNMYRETIIDAEELPIYNCAYSACFRQEAGSAGRDTRGLIRQHQFNKVELVKITEPERSYEELEKMVNDAEDVLKTLGIPYRVVSICTGDLGFTAAKKYDLEVWMPSYGRYVEISSCSNCEDFQARRANIKYRPKGGGKAQYVHTLNGSGVAVGRTFAAILENYQQEDGSVVIPEALRPYMKCDVIRK; encoded by the coding sequence ATGCTTGATATTAAAAGGATAAGAAATAATCCAGATGAAGTAAAGAGAGCTATAGAACTTAAAAAAGAAAACTCAAATATTGATGAATTTTTGGAGATTGACGAAAAAAGAAGAGGGATTTTAAAAGAATTAGAGTCTTTGAAGAATACGCGAAACAAAGAATCTGAAAACATCGCCAAGTTAAAAAGAGAAGGCAAAGACGCTGAAGAACTCATAAAAGAAATGAAAGAGATATCGGATAAGATTAAAGCGATGGAAAGCGATGTAAAACAATATGACGAAAGATTAGAAGAGCTTCTTTGGACTATACCAAATATTCCTCATGAAAGTGTTCCAGTAGGAGATAGCGATGCAGATAATGTTGAGGTCCGCAGATGGGGCGATGTAAGGAAGTTTGACTTTGAAATAAAGCCTCATTGGGATATAGGTGTTGAACTGGGGATTTTAGATTTTGAAGCTGCGTCCCGTGTTACAGGTTCTAGATTTACTTTTTACAAAGGATTGGGATGTAGACTTGAAAGGTCCCTTATAAGCTTTATGATGGATCTTCATACAGAAAAGCATGGCTATACAGAAGTTTTTCCTCCATTTATGGTACACAGAAGAAGTATGTATGGAACAGGTCAACTTCCAAAGTTTGAAGAGGATGCATTTAAAGTAGCTGGTACAGATTATTTCTTGATTCCGACAGCAGAAGTTCCTGTTACAAACATGTATAGAGAGACGATAATTGATGCTGAAGAGCTTCCTATTTACAACTGTGCTTACAGTGCATGCTTCAGGCAAGAAGCAGGTTCTGCTGGAAGGGATACAAGGGGATTAATTAGGCAACATCAGTTTAATAAAGTAGAACTGGTGAAAATTACTGAGCCTGAAAGATCTTACGAAGAGCTGGAGAAAATGGTAAATGATGCTGAGGACGTATTAAAGACTTTAGGAATACCATACAGGGTTGTTTCAATATGCACTGGGGACCTTGGATTTACAGCGGCAAAGAAGTATGACCTTGAAGTCTGGATGCCAAGCTACGGAAGATATGTTGAGATATCATCATGCAGCAACTGCGAAGACTTCCAGGCTAGAAGGGCAAATATAAAATACAGACCTAAAGGCGGCGGGAAGGCACAGTATGTTCACACATTAAATGGCTCAGGTGTAGCGGTTGGAAGGACATTTGCGGCAATATTGGAAAACTATCAACAGGAGGATGGCTCTGTTGTCATACCTGAAGCACTTAGACCTTACATGAAGTGCGACGTTATAAGGAAGTAA